In Strix uralensis isolate ZFMK-TIS-50842 chromosome 18, bStrUra1, whole genome shotgun sequence, one DNA window encodes the following:
- the DNAJC5 gene encoding dnaJ homolog subfamily C member 5: MADQRQRSLSTSGESLYHVLGLDKNATSDDIKKSYRKLALKYHPDKNPDNPEAAEKFKEINNAHAILTDATKRNIYDKYGSLGLYVAEQFGEENVNTYFVLSSWWAKALFVFCGLITGCYCCCCLCCCCNCCCGKCKPKPPEGEEQEYYVSPEDLEAQLQSDEREASDAPIVIQPASATETTQLTADSHPSYHTDGFN, from the exons ATGGCAGACCAGAGGCAACGTTCGCTCTCTACCTCTGGGGAATCGTTATACCACGTGCTGGGCTTGGACAAGAACGCCACTTCAGATGATATCAAGAAGTCATACAG gaaaCTGGCATTGAAATATCATCCTGATAAAAACCCTGATAatccagaggcagcagaaaaaTTTAAAGAGATCAATAATGCACACGCAATATTGACCGATGCCACAAAGCGAAACATTTATGATAAGTATGGTTCTCTGGGTCTGTATGTAGCAGAGCAGTTTGGTGAAGAAAATGTGAACACATACTTCGTGCTATCCAGCTGGTGGGCAAAG GCCTTGTTTGTGTTCTGTGGGCTCATCACGGGCTGCTATTGTTGCTGCTGTTTATGCTGCTGCTGTAATTGTTGCTGTGGGAAGTGTAAACCTAAACCTCCTGAAGGCGAAGAGCAGGAATACTACGTCTCTCCAGAGGACTTGGAGGCACAGTTGCAGTCAGATGAAAGGG AGGCCTCAGACGCACCTATTGTGATACAGCCAGCATCAGCCACAGAGACAACCCAGCTCACAGCTGACTCTCACCCCAGCTACCACACCGATGGATTTAATTAA